In the genome of Odocoileus virginianus isolate 20LAN1187 ecotype Illinois chromosome 17, Ovbor_1.2, whole genome shotgun sequence, the window TGCCTCGGGAGGCCCTTCTCGTTCTCACCCCGGCCTTGTCctgcagtgcccacaggactgaaGCTGAGCGCTGACCAGCTGGCCCTGGTCTACAGCACGCTGGGCCTATGTCTCTGTGCCATCGTCTGCTGCTTCCTGCTGGCCGTAGCCTGCTTCCTCAAGAGGAGGGGAGTCCACGTCTCCTTCCCGACGCACCCAGGGCCGTGTCCCACGCAGGCCAAGACTTCCAAGGGTGAGTGTTTACTGGGATCCCAGGCATCTCTCTGTCCTGGCCCTGCCCCATTTCTAAGTGGACAGCACCAGGCAGCTCCTCCTAGAGAGCCCTGGGGCTGGAAACAGTGCAGTACCTGCTCAGACTAGATGAACCAGGTCAAACATCaaggtgagaagagaaggggctTGAGGAAGGGTGAGTGGAcgcatggggtggggtgggggttcgGGACCCGCAGCGCTAAAACCGGAGGTGGTGGGCCCCCTGGCACTTTGGGACTCTAAGGACCGCACCTGCACATCTGCCCCCGCGGAAGGGGAGGGTGTGGCCGGGCTGCCTCGGGGAGAGGGCGGAGGACGAGGGGTCCGCGCCGAGGCCaacaccctctcctccctgcacAGATCACTGGATGGAAGCCGGCCACGTGGCAGGGGCGCCACCTGAGCCGGTGGAGACGTGCAGCTTCTGCTTCCCGGAGTGCAGGGCGCCCACCCAGGAAAGTGCAGGCGCGCCCCCGACACCCAGGTCCGAGTGCACAGAGAGGAGGGCACGCAGCAGCCAGAGCGCAGCTGGACAGTCCTGTGTGCACGCTGCGAACGGCGGGATCGAGGCGGTGTACACGCCCGCGCAGGAAGGAGGCCTGGCCACGTGAACTGGGGAATGGtgaggggggagagggagagaagtgggggatgggggtgggcagaaggggaagaagaggtaatgggggaggaggggagaagagctGCGGGAAAGGGCCAGGGACCCCGTTCTTGACCCCAGATCTCCACTGTAGGTCACCGTCACTTCAACGCACCAGCGGTAAAGGAACCGCCCCTGCTGGACTCAGCCCCGGGGCCCCTTCGCGGAAATAAAACCTCCCACACTGGCCGCTCCTCACTGTCCTGGTTTGGGTCGTGTCTCCCTGTGGTGACCACCCAGTTTCACGGCTCCTGCTGCCCCTGGGTTCCAAGCCTGGTCTTCGCGGACCTGAGATCACTTGTGGACGGAGGTGGCGGGCTCTGCACGTGGCCGACACATGGTGCACTAGGGCTGTGCCAGTCTGTGTTGATCTCACAAAACCCATTCCCTTCCGTGTCTCCTCGGGAATGTGTGAAGCAGCGTGTCTCTGTGTGCcctgtacatatgtatgtgtagcGCTGTCCCCACCAGTCAGGGGCGTGGGGTAGACAGAAGGGCAGGCAGGCTGAGCCCAGGCATCAAGCTGCTCCGAAAGCCTGGGACCATGCCACAGGTTCAAGGGCGGGAGTGTTCTCATTTAGACACCAACCTACACCTACtgtttagtatttttctttacatCAACTTTTCTTTCAGACCTACTTGGTAAATTTTGTGGATTTTGACTGGTAACATTGTATCTGAGCATTCACACATTTTtgatgttatgtatattttatgtgtgtgcttagtcgctcagtcatgtctgactgtagcccaccaggctcctctgtccatggggattctcagggcaagaatactggggtgggtagccttacccttctccaggagatcttcccaacccagggattgaacccaggtctcctgcactgcagactgattctttatcctctgagccaccagggaagcccatttatttatatcagtatctatatgatatatacactctctatatattttatatatattatacatatattttatatcaatatCTATATGAGCAATGAAACTTATATTTTAGTAGCATTTAAACCTGAAAATACAAAACTATTCTAAGCAGCTACATAAACACAAGATTATGCAAACCATTCATCCTGTATCTCCCCAAACTGCCTGGCACACCTACATGCACCAAAGTTTCACACACACATTCCTGGAGGTGCAGACAGAAAAGACACTCCCTCTTTCCCCATCCCCTGTTAACAGACCCTGTCCGCTTCCCAGACTGGGCGGTCTCAGCTCTggaccctcctgcctccccacccagGTATTGGGCTGTTCCTGCCATGGCAGTGATGGGAGGGGCTGCCCCGCCCTCACCCTGGATTGCAAGCAGTAAATACGTGTCTCTGTCCAAATTTTCCTTTATAAGGCCACCAGTCACCCTCATGACTTCATTTGATCATGTCTGTAAACCTGCAAATAGTGTCACGCTTAGAGGTTCTCAGGGTTAGGACCTTAACCCTTGAGAGTGGGGGGATACATCCTGGCCAAAACATGGTTCTTCCAGAGCCCACCTCCGCTTCATCTGTCTGAAGGCAGAGCTCTGACCTGTGTTCAGAGGGCCTCCTGTGGCAACAGGGACGGCCTGGTGCAAGCGTCTCTGGGCAGCCCTGCTGGATGCCGGCAGTCCTGGCACAGCTCTGAGCTGTGCCGATGTGCTCGTGACGTGACAGTAGGCTTGTTCCAAAGATGTGCAGACTCCCCTTCCCTCTGCAGCTCTCTGAACCCCAGGGGAGACTTCTGAAGCAGGGGGTAGGGGAGGAGTGGGAGCTGCTGAAAACAGGGAAATATGTGCCTGACTATATAGCtttccacagacaaaaataaTCTTTTGCTGTTTTTCCACTGGTCTTTTGTATAAGattatgtggggtttttttttgcatCCTCTCCCCCCTGCCTTTTTAAGACCGAGTTTCCTTGttggaaagaaaatctgaaacCTTAAGTACCATCTTATCCATATTTTCTGTTCTGATGGATCTGATTCCTGCTGCTTGCTGTAGCTCCAGCCCAGTTCCCGGGTTACCAGTCCCCACTGGCCTCCTTGAGGCCACCCTGTCTTCCAGGCCCAGAGCTCAGCAAGCTCTTCTGAGAAGGTAGGGATGACAGTCTGCAGCGACTACTCAGCACTTACCCACTGTGGCCACTTACTGTGGCTACACCCGGCCGGCCAGGATGAGGCAATGGGtcagcctgggctctggggatCCAGCTCAGACTGCCCGCCCCACTTCACCGTCTTTACGatcagctttactgagatataactgacagGTAACACTGTGCAAGTTGACACACGACACATTTATACACTGGGATATGCTCTACATGGCGTCAGGAACACCTGGACCCCCGACCACAACCCTCCAGACCCTGTGAGATGATCTCTCATGTGACACAGTGTCACAGCGTGTCAGTCTCACCTGAGAGTTCATGCCTCTGGCCAGCATCTCCCCCTTCCCCACTTCCAGCCCCAGGTGACCACCACTCTGCACTTTCTCTAAACACTGGTCTCCATGCTTACCCCTCTCTACATTTTTGCAAGAGCTATTTGCAACACACCTTTACTTGATGTCAGTTAACCCACAAACAGCCTCAGTTCCTTTGGCTGCCCCATCTTCGTGTCGCTGTCCTGAAGCCCATGATCCATcagtattatttttgctttagaaaCTCAGTATCTTAACagtgattaaaaataagaaaaatgacgCTGTGTATATTTACCTTTAAGTCTAGAAATCATTTTCTGTGTGCAGACCCAGGTCGGTCCAAAGAGCTTCCTTTAGCACTTCTTGTGTGCATCTGCAGGTGATGAATTCAGTTTGAAAGTCTCTTTCATTTCCGAGATTTCTTCTGGGTAGATTCTGGGAAGCCAATTTCTTCCTCTGAGCATCTCAGAGACATTGCTCCACTCTCTCCGGCTCCCAGTTTCTGATGAGACAGCTGCTAGAATTCccacttttgtttctttgcaaTGTGTGCCTATAAATTCTTCTGTTTTTTAGCAGTTTGAAAATGTGTCCTAGAATTTTCTGCTGTGAGTAGGTTTgttatttatcctgcttggggTTCTGTGAGAAAGCTTGCATCTGCagttttttcttcattataaagTTACTATCATCCCTTCCAACTGCTGGGTACTGCCCCACACCAAAGGTACCCTATTCTTTGGGTTTTTACCCCATTCCCCTCTTTGGGTGGTCCCAGCGCGTCCTCCCTCGGCTGAGGCCAGTACACACCCTTGTCACGCAGAGCTGTCACGCTTGTCAAGGGTGTCTGTCTTGTCACCATGACCGTGTCTCCTAGAAGGTCCTTCCGAGCAGATCCCCCCACTCCACTGAGGGCCCATCTGTTCTGCACGGTTTCCAAGGGCCTTCAACACATTAACCCTAATGACTCAGACTCTCCGCCTGACAGCTTCAACATTCAGGTCATCGGACTCCGGCTCTGCTGCTCTGTCTCTTGGCAGGAAGCAGTTTTTACTTGCTCTTTTGTGAGTCCTGTGCTTTTCTTACAGAACACCAGATCTGTATGGGGCGCCAGAGACTGAGATATGAAGTTTCCATGCCTGGAACTGGCCAGCCTTTCTCTGCCTGGCCATCAGTGAGGGGCCGAGTTGCTAAGTCACTGGCTGAGTTGGTTGGGTGGTGGTTGTTGCTGTGATCACCCTGGGGCCTCTGGCTTCACCCGCCCTCGCGGTCATGCTCTCAGGTGGGAGTGGCTCCCCAGTTGTTGTgcgccttcctgcctccctccacacAGTGTCACTCAGCTCTCCTCCCATGGGGTCCTGTCTTGGCTGctcgcccccccacccccgcccagagCAGGAGCCCTCAGTGTCCCTCCTGCTGGAGCCTCAGGGCCACAGTGACCCTGCTTCTGCCTGGAGTCCTCAGAAGCATGGGCCATCTCAGTACTGCATGAGGCATCACTCTGGCCCCCAAGCTGACAACCTTCTGCAGACTGGTTTTGACTAGCTGCTACTTTAGTAACAATGAACTAAATAAAGCACTATGttaaaaaaatgtacaagtgaacttatttacaaaacagaagagtcacagatgtagaaaacaaagagggataaactaggagactgggactgacatatacaccctCCTAGACAACGGATAAGGGcctactgtaaagcacaaggAACTCCACTCAGTACTCTGCAATGGCCTACATGGAAAGAGAATCTAAGAAGAGtggacatgtgtgtatgtataactgattcactttactgtacagcagaaaccagcatgacattgtaaatcagccatattccaataaaaaagcaaataagaactaaaaaaatcataaacacaTGAGAAACCCCCAAACTCATAGGCCCCCCAATTTGGTGGCATGTCGAGGGATTCTATGGTCTGAAGCAGGAAGACAAGGTGCTGCACCCCCACACCTCCCGTGTGAACAGGCAGCCCTACTGACACGTTTGGGCATGTTAAGTCCACCTGTCTACACTGGCAGCACATGGCTCCCAGTTAAAGCAGGACCTGCAGGAGCACAAGCGCGCTGCAAGACCACTGAGCCTTAGGACGCATCAAGAGTCCAACAGGGACGCCAGGGCACCAGCACAGATGCTGCGAGCACACTGGCCTCATCCCACCTCCAGGCTGTCCTCCTCCACAGGAAGAGCTGAGTCACTGATCTCATCCCACCTCGGGGCCGTCCTCCTCCACACGAAGAGCCGCTG includes:
- the TNFRSF13B gene encoding tumor necrosis factor receptor superfamily member 13B isoform X2; its protein translation is MRHRKAPQGPRRGAAMEPCPEDQYWDSLLNTCVSCKPTCSSQIPRTCAAFCKSLSCRQEQGKYYDLLLRDCVSCASICGRHPKQCTHYCENTLRSQVSLLPEVRRQRTGEAPARADSLGRYQVPEHRGLDAGPVPTGLKLSADQLALVYSTLGLCLCAIVCCFLLAVACFLKRRGVHVSFPTHPGPCPTQAKTSKDHWMEAGHVAGAPPEPVETCSFCFPECRAPTQESAGAPPTPRSECTERRARSSQSAAGQSCVHAANGGIEAVYTPAQEGGLAT
- the TNFRSF13B gene encoding tumor necrosis factor receptor superfamily member 13B isoform X3, producing MSGLGRRRQGGRSLAGQEEPKSLSCRQEQGKYYDLLLRDCVSCASICGRHPKQCTHYCENTLRSQVSLLPEVRRQRTGEAPARADSLGRYQVPEHRGLDAGPVPTGLKLSADQLALVYSTLGLCLCAIVCCFLLAVACFLKRRGVHVSFPTHPGPCPTQAKTSKDHWMEAGHVAGAPPEPVETCSFCFPECRAPTQESAGAPPTPRSECTERRARSSQSAAGQSCVHAANGGIEAVYTPAQEGGLAT